GACTGGATGCCATTGTATGCCTGTGTAAACTGAGATCCCTATCCTGCCATGTCCCCATTctatgctgaaaaaaaaatcaagagacAACAGAACCTATGGATATAGTCTTTGTTAAACCATCAGTTTATAACTGAGCTACATCTAGAGTTGTGACCTCCTCGTGCGGGATTCACACAGCATAGAGCTAACCTCTTTACAATCAAACTCAAAAGATCAATCCATCCCAGTAGAGCCTGAGTCATCCTCTAAACCAGCAGGACTAAGCAGGCTTGCAGAGATCAATTACAAGCATCAACAATTAACCTACATCACTTACTCTTTCCATACTCTGACTGTGTGATGGATAGCACAGTGTGATAGAGGTAGGACAAAAGGACAGATCCTATAAATAGCAACCATCAACCACCCCTTTTCGCTGctcctctcaaacacacacacatatatatgcagGCACACATTTAGTGCTTTGCCATCCACTGTGATGGACTCATCATGCTTTCCCTTTTCTTAACTCCTCAACCCCTGGTCCTCAACTGGGGTTAAAGTGCAGATTTCTTATAAGGGTAGTCAGGCTTGCTGGGTGACCTGCGGTCTCTGGCGATCTCCTCACCGACACTGTTCCTGTGAGGCTGCTGGAGAGGCCCCAGGCCTGATGATGATTCTCCAGCTAGAACCATCTCCTCTGGAGCATCTCTAGGTCCTGTGTGCCTCTCCTCATAGCTGTCCATGTTCCCACTGGGCGACCGTAAATGGCCTAAGCCATGAGTCAGGTCTGTCTCATTTGATCGCCCCCTTGGGATGTGTCCCATCCTAGGCTGTGCCCCAGAGGGGCTGGCAAGGACTCCATCATGCCTCTGAGAGGTCATACTGAGGACATCCAGACGTAATGGGTCTGGGGCAGTCCGTCCCTGCGGGTGGCCCTGGGACTGAGAGTCAGAAATGTATGGGGGTGGATAAGAGCCAGAGGGGGTGCAGCTGTGGCTGTAGAGGTCTGGTCCTGCAAAGGAGGGAAGAGGGTGAGAGGAGGTCGGGGTTGCAGGTCGGCAGGAGAAGTCATACAGGTCAGGGAACTCTGCTTGAGCCTCCAGTTTGGGTTCAGGAGCGTGTCTTTTGCAGGAGTGGCCATGCCCAGGACCGTGGCCATGGCTGAGGCGGACAGAAGGGCAAGGCCCATGGGGCAGATGGTGGCCTGAGGGGCCCATTGGGCTGTGAGGGCCTTCCCTGTCCATCTCTGCCATGTGCTGCTCCCTCAGGGTCATGACTGAGACACCCAGTGCAATGTCAGGCATGAACTCCCTCATAACAGGCTCCATGCTCATCTGCATCGGAAAACAGATACAAATGTGTGATGTTACCTGGCAATCGAGCTATTCATGATCCCAGGTACAGACCATGAAGCCCGAATTTGAATAGACAAAAAAAGTAGCACAAGGACTCCAgggagtaacacacacactcaccgctTGCCGGTCTGAAAGCAAAGCTCGGCCCTTGGCCTGCGGGTTGGTGCAGTCTGGAGGCTGTTGCCTGGGCACAGAGGAGTAGTCTGTGCTGCCATGCTTGGTGGCTACATGGCGCTGGATCAGGGTGCGGTTGCAGGGGTAGGAGAAGGATCGGGTGGGGGTCGGCATGGGCACACGAGGTCGCCAGGCACCCTTGAGCTGAGCATGGCTGGGTGTGGCAGGGGGGTGGTAgggcggaggtggaggaggcaggggAGGGTGGAAGCCTGCTACCCCTTCCAGCTCTGTGAACATGCTATCCATGGCTGGGCTACTGTTTACCCGACACCGACCCACCTGGCGCAGAGCCAGAATTGGACTCTCATCTCCAAACCGTTCATCGGGGAAGAACTTATATGGGTTCTGGAAAACAAGAAACAGTTTTCTTAAGATTTATCATCCTGGGCTTGTTCAAGGTCAGCATGTTCTGCATTACTGAGGTCTGTGTGTTGTACCATCCCTGTTAGTATCCCAGCCTTAgcctcctcatctccctctaACCCCTGGGGAAAAAACTCTGCTTTCTGCTAACCTGCAGTAGCTCAGTGGCTCCGTCTGCCAGACCAAACTCCCTCAGCACACGCAGCTGCAGCTCATAGCTGACGGTGGCTCCTTCGCCGCAGTTAAGGGCATAAGCTCTCTGGACCTGCTCTGTGTGCCTCAGTTCCTGCAGCCTCCGGATCATGTCCTTTACCACCGACAGCTGAGGCACTGGAAGATATAAACACGTACATAGATGGATTTTTCACTTAATCAGGATCCGATGAAACAAGAATTCAGCTACAGAACAGCATCATGTTGAGCAATTTGGATATTTGTTGACATGATGCTAGTTTCCATTTACTTACCTGGAATTTCATTGGCCACAACTGATGGAGCTGTGGTTGAGTTGCTTGCCATTTGCTGGTGGCTGATCATGTGACAACACTGAGGCACAGCGTTGTTGACCATGTAGAGTGTGTCAGGGACGTTGGACATGCGCACTAACCGCAAACGCACCAAGTCTGTCTGCTCCACCATCATTTCATCCAGCACAGACTAAagacaggtagacagagatGGCAAGTTAGACCAGAacttctaaaaaaataaaagtcctaTGTGAAACTCAAGGACATGGAGGGTTTGCAAATTAGTTCCACTTGATTGACACTTCATCTAATAATGACTCTCTCTCGTCTGGGGATAtgttcataaatattcatgGCGCTGGGAAGGCCTACTGTATAAATTATTAGGAAAACTGTGCAAATGGACATAAATTGAATTTCAGTCAAGATGATGGAGGCAACTATTAAAAATGGGGAGTATGCATAGCAACAACTGTGCATGGATTATTTTAGTACATCTATGAACAGGTCCAATTTCCCTGAGGCTCTTAATGTTTAGCCTGTCATCTTCACACAACCTCTACTCTCTTTGATGATAGCTATATGGGGTACAAATAATCCGCTGCTTCCTGCATTGTCTGGAAGCTCCATTAATCAGAAGTGAATGAGCCATACCTTAGCCTCTTCCACATAAGGAGAGAAGAGGCGGGGGCGCACGTAGATGCCGGCGTTCTTCTGCCTTAACCAGGCATTGGCTTTCCCTCCTTCAGCTGTGGGTAGCATGTCTGAAGGAGGGGTGCTTATCAAACCCCTTTTAAGCTGTGAACAGGGTGAAGAATGTGAATCAATGCTCAGTTTATGAAGGTCACAGTGACTCaggtgctcacacacacacacacacacagcagcagagaaagggCAGACAAGGAGTACTGACCGCGTCAGCGAGGACGTCACTGTTGGGAGGTAAGATGTGCTCAGTTCGGATGAAGGGCAGGAGGGGAGACAGGATCTCCTTTAGCTCCTCCACATCCAGGTCTCTCCTTTTCACGCCCCTCTTGTTTACGCTATGGGCTGTGCCGCTCAACAGGTTGGGCTCTGGGTAAATGAGGACAAGAATAGCCATTAGCAGCTTTTTAATATAATGCATATAACCATGACTTATTATTAAACTATGATTATGCTTTTAAATCAACCTTCTGGCTATACTTCACATCGTTCAGGCaattaaattgaacaaattACGGATAAATACTGCATCGCCTGCAGGTTTCTAGCTCTAGCTTACAATATTATGACTAATAATGCTGACCATAAACCCAACATAAGACAACTGCATACAAGGTCAGAACACACAATGACATAACCAATCACTAGGGGGCCCCACTTTCTGCTGACTTGGGTAAACTTTGGCTCCTTTTTGTAAtgcttttaaatgtattttggagGCTTTGGTAAGTGGGTAATTTCCTCAGAGCCATTATGGGGGCTGCTCAGAGGGTAATTATAGTCTGTATTATCTTACCCCTGTCTGCCATCCTCTTAATAAGCTGCTGCTCGCCCCACTTAACAACATACTTGAGAATGTCCTGTTCACTCGCCTGTGAATGAGACCAagatacagagaaagaaaaagacagagagagagcgaaagagagagcGATATAGGACAGAGAAAGAACGGCATAAAAGTATTATTAGGACAAGGTTAGATATTGTGGAGAACAAAACTGGGAAGCTGTTAAACGAGGATAAGGTGAAAATGCAATATGTTCAGCTGATGTCCCAGCACAGCTCCGGcctggttggtttgtttgtgtagtTCGATTACAACACTTCACCTCAACCATCTGGTCTGACGCCAGAGTAGCTTGGCAGTGCAGATGACAGCTCAGCTTTGATTAGGTTCTGGGTTTGAAGACATTTCCCTCCAGGGAATGGTGTTATTCAACCCTGGAGAACCCAGAGTGTCAccggtgtgtgcatgtgtacatgtgtatggTGTGTGATTGAGACAGAGATTGTATtaatgcatatgtgtgtgtatgctgcaTGAACAAGTCAGGCACTCATTAGTGAAAGTTCACACCAGAAAATGTATCTTCCACATTGTGAGATGCCATAGAGTGACTACAGATTGACAGGTGATGTTCAGTTTCCATACCTGTAGGTAGTCGGACTGAATCGCACTGAGAAGGTGCTCCTTGCTAAGCTCGTAGAGAACATCTGAGGTGACAACCTGACTGAACTCCTCGCAGAGGAAGTGCATGGCCTGCCTGTGGACCCACTTGGAGCCGTAAGGTTGGGAGCTCCACTTCAGGATGGGCACGAGGGAGTCCAGAGACAGGCTTTCCACAACAATGTCCTCACAACCTGGGAGAGCAAATGAGGCGGACAAGGAATTTACACCTTGATATCAAATCACATTTGTGGGTATGAAATGTATCATATTccaaaaacaagcacatatttTGAAGCCAGAAGAaataacatctttaaaaaaaaacgctgaAAGAAAATAACTATAATTGAATATGATTTaactaaattattattcaaatacaAGAGGTAATTCTGCAGCCACCGCCAGACCATCAGTAGTTTTGACTCGTATTCACTGACCCATGGAGTCTCCCCCTAGCCCCCACATCCTCCTTGCTGCGTTTCCTAAATCAGAGCACATACCAGAACAGCAGGCAGTGGTTTAACTCTGTAACACACCAACCCACAGAAATGCCTTTGATACCTTGATGTGTTTCAGTCTCAAGCTGCCTTCTCTTAACCGTGATGAGTAAACAGCAGCCCGAGGAAATGTGCTGCcggtgcacaaacacacacgctttGCAAATGTGTACACACTTGTGCGTGTAATTCATTAAAATTTCTCAGAAGGCTTAGGGAATTGTGTACCTGCTGCTCaagccatttaaaaaaagagctaaGTTTTGAAAAGTCAGCCAACACTGGCACTCAAACTCACACATATATTAGGAGAGATCTCTTTAGGCAGAATTTAACTCCCTAACAATGTCTCAGATCAACTTATTATCGACTAGGTCAAGCTATCTATGCCAAGTGTTGACATGCCAGAGCGTCAGTGGCTCTTATTCTCAGACTGTTTTTGATCAATAACGATTAATACCGAACGGACATCCATAGAGATAAAGCCAGACTGACTGACGTCCAGTTAAAGCTGCTCTGAACTGAAAAGCAAGCTTGCCAACTTCCTCATTCCAGACTGCCCTGTCCATCAGCTCAAGGCTAGGCCAGTAGCGACACTCCTCTGGGAAACTCTTATCTTAAACTAGAAGATCTGAGCCGCCTTTCCGCCCCCAAACCACCACTTTAAAACATCCACTCTAGGAAACTGGACACCAGACTTGAGTGAGATGGCTCCAGCGATGCTTTTCCTTTTGAAAGCAAGGCTTCATATCCATCCAAGCACGACTCACACATTTTTAAGAttaacagatacacacacatacaagcaatAATGCAAACgcatacagacattcatgtatGTATGCAACATTTGTGATGCAATTCCCCTTTTGGGCAATTTTAGTTGTGATAGCAAGTCAGAGAAATGCAAAGCAGAGACTTGCTTTGTTTAAGACGAAGGGTGAAAATCCTGCATCATTAAGAAGaccaataaaactgaaatgtggATCCAggcactttgtctttttttatctcctATAAACAGACTGAAAGGAGGGAATGGATTCCCGACATCTGTGCCTCCCGTCTCTAACACTCGTccctgtgctgtctgtcttcttAGAAAGTGCTTTTGCTCACGTCAGTCTTTCACCTTTGCATCTTTGCCCTCAGACACGCAGGCACAAAAGGCAGACAATTTCCCCACTTGGGACCAGTGGCACAGGAAAGCaaacatctctgctctgtgttagCCCATTAGAATTCACAGCGACAGCCAGTCTTTTAAAAACGCAGCCCTTTTTTATTATGAGCTGGAGATTAGAATCAGCATTATATCTAATACTAACCCGCCTCCCCTTCTCTCCACGGGTGGTACACCACATTCACTGAAGCTTAGTCGGCTGACAAGAATATCAACATAACAGCAGGGACAGCAACAGCCAGCTCTACACTACACTGACTTTGGAGGACGTATGCATTTTGTCTTGCTGTTATTATTTGGAGCTCTGTGTTTATGGAGCACAGAGTCTCCAAAGCCACTTAAAACATCGACTGCGCTCCATGTCCTGTAAACAATCCCGTGGATGTAAATCATGTCTGATGATCACTCAAGGACTACAGTCAACATACTGCAAATACAAGATAGGGCAATGAAAGCTCTGGTCAGTCGGTgagcatggagagagagagaggaggtacTACAGTGCACACGATGAAACAACACCAACTGGCTAATATCTCTGTGGTGCACTTGAAAAATTAATAAGGCTTTTAATATTGGTTGCTGTTTGAGTGAGATGGAGTCATAAAGGGATACACATCCTGAGAATTAATAAGGACAAATGACGGAGAGCTCAAGCGCTCCACAAAAAACCTCTATGGGCCAAAACTTCACACAGCCCGGGGGTAGCAATTGAAGAGCACACGAGGGGAAAGAGACAGTGTGACAGATGAGAGGGCTATCTCCATCTGAAACCCCAGACATTAAGCTCTCTGCTGCCTACTGAAGTGACTTAGCAGCTACTGAAGTTTCCACCGGTGGGATGGACTCATTTCATAATCAATTCATAGACTTGACAGTGTAAGATTTTTtgaaattaaatgtcaaaagggCATAAAGAGCGACCTCTAAAAAGGATAATAACAGGAAGTTGCAAAATAGACAAATAGAAGGGGACTTGGGATAAAATGACACGGGGTCAACCTCAACTATCTAAACCACATTCCACATTGAGGTTTCATGGGAACTGATTAGAGTGGTGCAGCGCagtgggagagggagaagaggggatAAAAATACCCTCAAGTAGGGGCTTGTTGAGATGGGGGATGGGAAGGAAGAGGCGGTGATGGTGTGTGGGGATGACACTATTTGCCTGCTCGTCTGCTTAAGCTGCCAGAGTGACCCTGAGAGTGACACTAGAGCTCGAGAGTGGGAGGTGGTGTCtgaccagctgtgtgtgtgtgtgtgtgtgtgtgtgtgtgtgtgtacagtgctACACAGATTGCTGCACAGGTCTTAAAATGGTGATTGATTTTGGCCATTCAGTCAATACAGTCATTTCAGCGACTGCCCTGCAGAGTGTATTGTGTCCCAGAAATGTCTTACATTGCTCATATAGCTTCCTCCTATGGACGggattttgttgttgtagagCTTAAATAGTCAAACACTCACACCCATTAAGATCACATAATGTACAAAATTTGGCACACACATGCTTTGTAAAGGGCTGCAGTATCTGCTTAAAGATGAATCTAGACATTTGTGAATTCAAACCAGGATTTGTGTGTAGTGTGTCTGCAgtacggtgttcattttaggacatcctcagatctcagactcaggtgtcagactcaaacaagaaggcatcagagtcgcctaaaagtcactaagtctcagaaaaacctttgcctcatcctcacacaaaacggcGTCATCCAAAACCAAAAGTCTCgtcagtcaacttaacacacaaaatcataGCTGGTTCCTTCACATGGATTGCTGAGAATAGCTacaatattgttgctgtttaggctaacagaccaaaataaatactaaataatttatttaagggttatttattttaaaataaaaaatcatttgtcttttcGTAAGAACCCTTTATGAGCCAGTGTCTTTTCGTAAGAACCCTTTATGGGCCAGAGGAGGGAGCTGTTGAATAGCTTAATGAATTAGCAAAAGTAGCCAACAGCTTTTACAGTGACACTGTGGTGTTGTTTATGTTAACTGGTACAGCAAGCCAACATATTTGTGGTATAATAGGAAATCGTTATTTTCTGCAAGCTATTTCACTCGTGAAAACTTTCAGAAACAGTTCATCAACCGCAGAGACTTTTTACTATGATCAACCGTCTCTGATCAACACGGCCGTCTATCCTCCAGTCCTCCGGTTGCCTTGGAGACTACAAACACTCAGCTGAAGAATCAAAATACGCCATCAACACGCGACgcctaaacagcaacaatattgtAGCTATTCTCAGCAATCCATGTGAATTTGCAAGAAGACTAGGAACCAGCTATGATTTTGTGCGTTAAGTTGACTGATGAGACGTGTGGTTCCGGTTTCGTTTCTtggttcatgtgaggatgacgcCGTTTTGGATGACatcgtttcatgtgaggatgacgccgtttcatgtgaggatgacgtcgtttcatgtgaggatgacatcgtttcatgtgaggatgacatcgtttcatgtgaggatgacgcCGTTTTAGATGACGCCGTTTTGGGTGAGGATGGCGCCGTTTTATctgaagatgacaaaggttttttctgagactgagtgacttttaggcgactctgatgccttttcgtttgagtctgagatctgaggatgtcctaaaatgaacaccgtacTGCAGCTGCTTCACGGTATAAGCATTTAATTCACAGAAAATCTGATGAAGGCAAGGCACAGAGCAAGGAGGTGTCACcagatgatttttctttttggctttttcaagctttgttgtatagagacagctgaagagtgacaggaatgtgggtagagagagatggggaatgaccgaaccctgggccgctgcagcaaggactgggCATTTGTGCATagggtggatgctctaccaactgagctaaccgacaaCCCCTCACCAGATGATATTAACTGTAAAACAGCTTCACTAAAAGGTTTTGAGTCATAACAAACTACAGCGTACATTTTGGATATACTGAATATTATTGTAACTTGGCGTTTTAATAATATTGAAATAATACTGTTTGGATTTCATTACACAGCCTGAGGCAGTGAAATTGTATGCTTAAATCTTTTAAAGCATCTCAAATCACCACTTCAATATTTGACAAATTAATTCCCATAATTGTTGCTCTATGGAAGTTAAGATGGTTACAGGATACAAACCGTGTTCAGGCATAGAATTTCTCCGGATCCACACAGTCATGACATGACCAAATGCAGTActttttgtctgtgtattttgtAAAAGACTGCTTTAAGTATTGCATAATACAAAAGGTCATTCTGATTAAAGAGGAGCTTTGTTAGGTGTGTTGGAAACTGGACAGCGCTCAGATATGTGTGAGGAGGTGAGAGTGACAAAGTGACTGACTCATTTTAAACCATATCTGCAACCTTTGGTATGTCACTGAGGTCATTCTGAAACTGTGGCAAGAGCCAAAAAGACAGTGTCATCCGAGTAAAGATAGACCGGTGACGAAATAGACAACCAGTGACGAGTTGCTGACAGAAGCTCAGATGTGCTTCATGTATCAGACAGTAAGCCGTCTGCCCCTGGAGACAGACAAACCCTCCAGCCTATATCAATCTGTTACTGGCAGCCGCAGCTACCCATCACAGTGAGCCAAGCTGTTTAACACTTGCATGGTCtccacagcctttttttttcttttttcttttttttacatatgcCAACATATGCACAATTTAGTGTCACGAAAGGGAATAGTAAGACTATGGGTGTGAGACACATCAAATGAATGCCCAGCGGGAGAGATTAAAATAGGTTTCAGTCTTGCAAGGCATTAATTCAACAAAAATCCAGCCAGTTGTGACAAAATCATTCAATTCATATCATTGAAtccacagaaacagacactATAATTATGACAGTCTGCACTGACAAATTATCACTGAAATCTATGGTAAAGGCTATCGAACTACATTAtcgcagaaaaacaaaacaatttgtcTAAGCCGATGATGAGTGGACACATTATTAAAGAATGAAAGCAAACTAAATTATGAGGCAGACTGGACAATTTAACAAATATGtcacactgataaaaacattatGAATCTTTGTTCTAAATTTgccaacattttatttgaatagtCTGCCTACCTATATACAGTATCTGTAACATTCTaactgtttcactttgtctgtagatgttcaataaaataaagtctttGAAATTTTATTAAACGCCATATAAGATGAAAGATAAGTTCAACCAATAGTCCAGAATCTTTAAGTTATCCTTCACTGTAATACAGCAGGACATACATATGAGAAGTGGGCCAACATGAGCGAGGAAACATACACCGatgtataaaaataatactATCGCATTTATGCCTGAAGGTCAATCTGATAATATGTCCTCATATAGATTTACAGTCATATTCTCAGAAGCACCGCTAAGCCTTGATGACGTGGCTGTAATCAAAAgatgtctttctttttatcttaTCATGTACTACTATTGATTTGTGAGTGTATGCTCTGAAAATGTGTGCAATTGTGACTCACCTTGAGCCAGCATACTAAACTCCAAGAACAGAGCGATATGATACAGCTCCATAGCCTCCTCTGTGCGTGTGCTAGCCCCACGGCCCCCAGACACCAAGGCTTGCACCTCGCCGAGGCTGCCTGCTGAAGGGCTGCCCCGCAGCACCAGCCCCAGCTCCACCACATCCGTGTACATACAGTGGAGGATGACCTGCACGTATTTTCGGGGGATGATGGATTCATCCAGGACTATGCGGGTGGGAGTCTGCAATGTGCGTTCTGTCATTTCCTCGCCTGTGCGGATGCGCCTCTGCAAGAgatttctaaagaaaggagaacGTGCTGAGAGGATAGCCTTATGAGCCCTAAGGTCCTCATCCGGAGTCCCAGGGCACCCGTTGCCTCCCGAGCCCCCTGTTGGTGCTGCAGCCCCTCGCTCATTGCAGCTCTCTATCATCTCAGAGTCCGAAGAGAAGCTGAGCAGAGCGTCGTAGTAACACATGTAGTCAAACAAGCCCTTCATATCAGCCTCCAGGGAGTTGGGTGTGCCAAACTCCTCACTGAGTTGCACCAGTACATCCACATTCTGCAGCCTGGTATCCTCCACTCCACCCACCCCAAACTCCCCAGTGTACAGGTAGTGAAGTAGGGCAGAGAACATCGGCACATCAATGCCTGCCGTCTCAATGTCCATGAGAACCTCTGCTCCATAGCCAGGGGATGAGGACAGCAGAGTCTTGAAAAAGGGGCAGCGGGCAGCTAGGATGGCCCGGTGAGCTGGGAAGCAAGTACCTTGGAAGATGAGGTCCACATCAGTGCAGTACTTATGCTGGTAGA
This DNA window, taken from Larimichthys crocea isolate SSNF chromosome XXIV, L_crocea_2.0, whole genome shotgun sequence, encodes the following:
- the btbd7 gene encoding BTB/POZ domain-containing protein 7 yields the protein MGANGSSYPHSCSPRIGGNSQTQQTFIGTSSYSQQGYGWESKLYSLEHGHERPTDRKKKSLGLATLKRRFIKRRKSSRSADHARQMRELLSGWDVRDTNALVEEYEGTAALKELSFQASLARAEAPSLQRDLAALYQHKYCTDVDLIFQGTCFPAHRAILAARCPFFKTLLSSSPGYGAEVLMDIETAGIDVPMFSALLHYLYTGEFGVGGVEDTRLQNVDVLVQLSEEFGTPNSLEADMKGLFDYMCYYDALLSFSSDSEMIESCNERGAAAPTGGSGGNGCPGTPDEDLRAHKAILSARSPFFRNLLQRRIRTGEEMTERTLQTPTRIVLDESIIPRKYVQVILHCMYTDVVELGLVLRGSPSAGSLGEVQALVSGGRGASTRTEEAMELYHIALFLEFSMLAQGCEDIVVESLSLDSLVPILKWSSQPYGSKWVHRQAMHFLCEEFSQVVTSDVLYELSKEHLLSAIQSDYLQASEQDILKYVVKWGEQQLIKRMADREPNLLSGTAHSVNKRGVKRRDLDVEELKEILSPLLPFIRTEHILPPNSDVLADALKRGLISTPPSDMLPTAEGGKANAWLRQKNAGIYVRPRLFSPYVEEAKSVLDEMMVEQTDLVRLRLVRMSNVPDTLYMVNNAVPQCCHMISHQQMASNSTTAPSVVANEIPVPQLSVVKDMIRRLQELRHTEQVQRAYALNCGEGATVSYELQLRVLREFGLADGATELLQNPYKFFPDERFGDESPILALRQVGRCRVNSSPAMDSMFTELEGVAGFHPPLPPPPPPYHPPATPSHAQLKGAWRPRVPMPTPTRSFSYPCNRTLIQRHVATKHGSTDYSSVPRQQPPDCTNPQAKGRALLSDRQAMSMEPVMREFMPDIALGVSVMTLREQHMAEMDREGPHSPMGPSGHHLPHGPCPSVRLSHGHGPGHGHSCKRHAPEPKLEAQAEFPDLYDFSCRPATPTSSHPLPSFAGPDLYSHSCTPSGSYPPPYISDSQSQGHPQGRTAPDPLRLDVLSMTSQRHDGVLASPSGAQPRMGHIPRGRSNETDLTHGLGHLRSPSGNMDSYEERHTGPRDAPEEMVLAGESSSGLGPLQQPHRNSVGEEIARDRRSPSKPDYPYKKSAL